In a single window of the Papaver somniferum cultivar HN1 chromosome 8, ASM357369v1, whole genome shotgun sequence genome:
- the LOC113305569 gene encoding uncharacterized protein LOC113305569, whose amino-acid sequence MYNYSNYNKKKEQWAFIHRISRANNNPWIVLGDLNFHFLDNDSVASSSSNGLVNGIIKDCGLDDIGYIGKNYTWTNNNIGTCTKKSRINMAIGNDNWSFYFPNAKLMHFPLVGSDHSPIMLVTDATVSKCWKPFKFFLTWLNDDNCATFIANSWKTSVQGSPAFQFNQRLHITRRNLTLWNKEHFGDINQRVDKLQ is encoded by the coding sequence ATGTATAATTATAGTAACTATaataagaaaaaagaacaatGGGCTTTCATACACAGAATTAGTAGAGCCAACAATAATCCTTGGATTGTGCTAGGAGACCTGAATTTCCACTTCCTTGATAATGATAGTGTTGCTTCTTCCTCTTCAAATGGTCTTGTGAATGGTATTATTAAAGATTGTGGACTAGATGATATTGGTTATATAGGAAAGAATTACACTTGGACCAACAATAATATAGGAACATGTACTAAGAAATCCAGGATAAATATGGCCATTGGTAATGATAATTGGTCTTTTTATTTTCCCAATGCTAAACTCATGCATTTTCCTCTGGTTGGTAGTGACCACAGTCCTATAATGCTTGTAACAGATGCCACTGTTTCTAAATGTTGGAAACCTTTTAAATTTTTCCTTACTTGGTTGAATGATGATAATTGTGCTACTTTTATTGCTAACTCTTGGAAAACTAGTGTTCAAGGCTCTCCAGCATTTCAGTTTAATCAAAGACTTCATATCACAAGAAGGAATCTAACTCTGTGGAACAAGGAACATTTTGGTGACATAAACCAAAGGGTAGATAAGTTGCAATAG
- the LOC113305568 gene encoding uncharacterized protein LOC113305568, which produces MNCAEDVVILEYFRVQHRCMKFQHPIKCFWQPPESNEIQLCCDGAARGNPGTSGAGAGVVARDYSCNVIGALDIGLGVTTNYLAELYGIIIGMEWATRWGVRRICIHSYSYSVVEAFSSSNLPWFSRRMWV; this is translated from the coding sequence ATGAATTGTGCGGAAGATGTTGTTATTTTGGAGTACTTCAGAGTTCAGCACAGGTGTATGAAGTTTCAACATCCGATTAAATGTTTTTGGCAGCCACCTGAAAGCAATGAGATCCAGTTATGCTGTGATGGTGCAGCGAGAGGGAATCCGGGTACATctggtgctggtgctggtgtAGTAGCTAGGGATTATTCTTGTAATGTTATTGGTGCTTTGGATATTGGCTTGGGGGTTACTACTAATTATCTGGCAGAGTTATATGGAATTATTATTGGGATGGAATGGGCTACAAGATGGGGAGTCAGGCGTATATGCATTCATTCATACTCTTATAGTGTGGTGGAGGCTTTTTCTAGTTCTAATTTACCTTGGTTTTCAAGACGAATGTGGGTATAA